In Deltaproteobacteria bacterium, the sequence CCAATCACTCTGCCTACCAGTCCGGCAGCGTTGACCACCGCCAGGTCTCTGACCACACCGTCCACCCTGCCCTTGTCTATCAGCACCGTCTGGAACCAGCCCGAGGGGTCAGAGGCTACCACCTCCGCAGGCAAGAGCGGTGTCGTCATGGCCTGCTTGAAATCAAGCAATGCCCTGAGCCTCTGATTGGCAAGTTCGGCCTCCTGAAGGCGGTTCAACTCTGCCTTGAGCTCTGCAAGCCGCTGGCGGAGCTCTTCATTGTCTTTCTGGAGTCCAACAAGATAGAAATAGCCCCGCCAGACGTCTCCGATAGTGCTCACCACCACGTGCACTGCCTTTTGCACCGGGGCCGTGACGGTCACCACCAGCCTCTCGACAAAACTCAAACCTTCTTTGCTGTGGAGTCTTACGGAAAGCAAGCTGAGGGCAATAAAAAAAATGAGGATAGGAAAAAAAATCTTGCGCAGTTGTCTGGTCACCGCCACCCTGGTCCCCTGAACTCATAGCAGGAATTGTGAGCCTTGCTTCCTCTGCCCCACCATTTCAGGGATATCGTCTAGCGTTAA encodes:
- the mreC gene encoding rod shape-determining protein MreC, whose protein sequence is MAVTRQLRKIFFPILIFFIALSLLSVRLHSKEGLSFVERLVVTVTAPVQKAVHVVVSTIGDVWRGYFYLVGLQKDNEELRQRLAELKAELNRLQEAELANQRLRALLDFKQAMTTPLLPAEVVASDPSGWFQTVLIDKGRVDGVVRDLAVVNAAGLVGRVIGASRHHAKVLLIIDRNSAVDSLVQRTRSRGVLVGTGDGSCRLKYVRRNEEVRLGDEIISSGMDGVFPKGILLGRVDRVVRGDAGLFQEVEVIPTVDFSRLEEVLVVLQPPPEDLQQIRGPQEGE